In Erpetoichthys calabaricus chromosome 4, fErpCal1.3, whole genome shotgun sequence, one genomic interval encodes:
- the LOC114641327 gene encoding olfactory receptor 5AS1-like: protein MALLLFDTSPVPYGACLVQMFLVFHLEIVEGCILGFMACDRYIAVIYPLRYPQLVTGRTVWAGILLSNIISGIAMTVYVIFVTELSFCRTNVLPYCFCEFTTMVVVSCTENPKYLSLLITTATTFGVGSLTIIFFSYSKIVYAALKISSSEGKGKVFNVLVTHLLVVLLFYLPLLTAFILPGLGVKLSTQSYNTMVIIGTIAPPMFNPIIYSFRNKEIKNGIKKIFLRKRTIPEINNHM, encoded by the coding sequence ATGGCTCTTCTACTGTTTGACACGTCTCCTGTGCCGTATGGTGCCTGCTTGGTTCAGATGTTTCTGGTCTTTCATCTTGAGATTGTAGAAGGCTGTATTTTAGGTTTTATGGCGTGTGACCGCTATATCGCTGTGATTTACCCGTTAAGATACCCTCAGCTTGTTACCGGAAGAACTGTGTGGGCAGGCATCTTACTATCCAACATTATCTCAGGCATAGCAATGACAGTGTACGTGATATTTGTCACCGAACTTTCCTTCTGTCGCACTAATGTCCTACCTTATTGCTTCTGTGAATTTACCACCATGGTAGTAGTTTCTTGCACTGAGAATCCTAAATACTTAAGTCTTCTCATAACTACGGCCACCACATTTGGCGTTGGATCTTTGACTATAATCTTCTTTTCCTACAGCAAGATCGTCTATGCAGCACTCAAGATTTCATCATCTGAAGGCAAAGGAAAGGTCTTCAATGTGCTCGTCACACACCTCCTCGTGGTGTTACTCTTCTATTTACCATTGCTGACTGCTTTCATTTTACCTGGATTAGGAGTGAAGCTATCAACGCAGTCCTACAACACTATGGTTATAATCGGTACTATTGCACCCCCAATGTTCAATCCCATCATATACAGCTTCAGgaacaaggaaataaaaaatggaattaaGAAAATTTTCTTGAGGAAAAGAACAATTCCGGAAATCAACAACCATATGTGA
- the LOC114641328 gene encoding olfactory receptor 1-like encodes MIALILFDTSPVPYGACLVQMFLVFHLEVVESFLFTLMACDRYIAVIYPFRYPQLVTGRTVFAGILLSNVISAMPNTVYMIFVTELSFCRTNVLPYCFCDYATMVLVSCTENPKYLSLLSTTATTFGVGPLTIIFFSYIKIVYAALKISSAEGKKKVFNVLITHLLVVLLFYLPLMTAFILPGIGVKLSAEAYNTLVMVATIVPPMMNPIIYSFRNKEIKNGIKKIFMRKRTIPEINNRM; translated from the coding sequence ATGATTGCTCTTATTCTGTTTGATACGTCTCCTGTGCCGTATGGTGCCTGCTTGGTTCAGATGTTCCTGGTCTTTCATCTTGAAGTTGTAGAATCCTTTCTCTTCACTCTTATGGCGTGTGACCGCTATATCGCTGTTATTTACCCGTTCAGATACCCTCAGCTTGTTACGGGAAGAACTGTGTTTGCAGGCATCTTACTATCCAACGTTATCTCAGCCATGCCAAATACAGTGTACATGATATTTGTCACCGAACTTTCCTTCTGTCGCACTAATGTCCTACCTTATTGCTTCTGTGACTATGCCACCATGGTTCTAGTTTCTTGCACTGAGAATCCTAAATACTTAAGTCTTctctcaaccacagccactacaTTTGGTGTTGGACCTTTGACTATAATCTTCTTTTCCTACATCAAGATCGTCTATGCAGCACTTAAGATTTCATCAGCTGAAGGCAAGAAAAAGGTCTTCAATGTGCTCATCACACACCTCCTCGTGGTGTTACTGTTTTACTTGCCACTGATGACTGCTTTTATTTTACCTGGAATTGGAGTAAAACTGTCAGCCGAAGCCTACAACACTTTGGTGATGGTCGCGACTATCGTCCCCCCGATGATGAATCCCATCATATACAGCTTCAGgaataaggaaataaaaaatggaattaaGAAAATTTTCATGAGGAAAAGAACAATTCCGGAAATTAACAATCGTATGTGA